The following proteins come from a genomic window of Burkholderia stabilis:
- a CDS encoding arginine/lysine/ornithine decarboxylase: protein MKFRFPVVIIDEDFRSENISGSGIRALAEAIEKEGVEVLGLTSYGDLTSFAQQSSRASCFILSIDDDELMLGETGQDGELPELATAIIELRAFVTEVRRRNADIPIFLYGETRTSRHLPNDILRELHGFIHMFEDTPEFVARHIIREAKVYLDSLAPPFFKELVKYADEGSYSWHCPGHSGGVAFLKNPLGQMFHQFFGENMLRADVCNAVDELGQLLDHTGPVAASERNAARIFSADHLFFVTNGTSTSNKIVWHATVAPGDIVLVDRNCHKSILHAITMTGAIPVFLTPTRNHFGIIGPIPRDEFKPENIRKKIEANPFAREALRENPDMKPRILTITQSTYDGVVYNVEMIKDLLGDLLDTLHFDEAWLPHATFHDFYRDMHAIGDGRPRTGALVFATHSTHKLLAGISQASQIVVQDSENRTFDKHRFNEAYLMHTSTSPQYAIIASCDVAAAMMEPPGGTALVEESIAEAIDFRRAMRKVDAEYGDDWFFSVWGPDNLSEEGIGSREDWMLKPNDHWHGFGPLAEGFNMLDPIKATIITPGLDVDGEFGETGIPAAIVTKYLAEHGIIVEKTGLYSFFIMFTIGITKGRWNSMVTELQQFKDDYDNNQPLWRVLPEFVAQHPRYERVGLRDLCTQIHDVYRANDIARLTTEMYLSDMEPAMKPSDAFAKLAHRKIDRVPLDELEGRVTSILLTPYPPGIPLLIPGERFNKTIVNYLRFARDFNERFPGFHTDIHGLVAEEVNGRVEYFVDCVRD from the coding sequence ATGAAGTTTCGTTTCCCCGTCGTCATCATCGACGAAGATTTCCGCTCCGAGAACATCTCGGGCTCCGGCATCCGGGCGCTGGCCGAAGCGATCGAGAAAGAGGGCGTCGAAGTCCTCGGCCTCACGAGCTACGGCGATCTGACGTCGTTCGCGCAGCAGTCGAGCCGCGCATCGTGCTTCATCCTGTCGATCGACGACGACGAACTCATGCTCGGCGAAACCGGCCAGGACGGCGAGCTGCCGGAGCTGGCGACCGCGATCATCGAGCTGCGCGCGTTCGTCACCGAAGTGCGCCGCCGCAACGCGGACATCCCGATCTTCCTGTACGGCGAAACGCGCACGTCGCGCCATTTGCCGAACGACATCCTGCGCGAGCTGCACGGCTTCATCCACATGTTCGAGGACACGCCGGAGTTCGTCGCGCGCCACATCATCCGCGAGGCGAAGGTCTATCTCGACTCGCTCGCGCCGCCGTTCTTCAAGGAACTCGTCAAGTATGCGGACGAAGGCTCGTACTCGTGGCACTGCCCGGGCCACTCGGGCGGCGTCGCGTTCCTGAAGAACCCGCTCGGCCAGATGTTCCACCAGTTCTTCGGCGAGAACATGCTGCGCGCCGACGTCTGCAACGCGGTGGACGAACTCGGCCAGCTGCTCGACCACACCGGCCCGGTCGCCGCATCGGAGCGCAACGCGGCGCGCATCTTCAGCGCCGATCACCTGTTCTTCGTGACCAACGGCACGTCGACGTCGAACAAGATCGTCTGGCATGCGACGGTCGCCCCCGGCGACATCGTGCTGGTCGACCGCAACTGCCACAAGTCGATCCTGCACGCGATCACGATGACGGGCGCGATCCCCGTGTTCCTCACGCCGACGCGCAACCATTTCGGCATCATCGGGCCGATCCCGCGCGACGAATTCAAGCCGGAGAACATCCGCAAGAAGATCGAGGCGAACCCGTTCGCGCGCGAGGCGCTGCGCGAGAACCCGGACATGAAGCCGCGCATCCTGACGATCACGCAGAGCACGTACGACGGCGTCGTCTACAACGTCGAGATGATCAAGGACCTGCTCGGCGATCTGCTCGACACGCTGCACTTCGACGAAGCGTGGCTGCCGCACGCGACGTTCCACGATTTCTACCGCGACATGCACGCGATCGGCGACGGCCGTCCGCGCACGGGCGCGCTCGTGTTCGCGACGCACTCGACGCACAAGCTGCTCGCCGGTATCTCGCAGGCGTCGCAGATCGTCGTGCAGGATTCGGAGAACCGCACGTTCGACAAGCACCGCTTCAACGAGGCGTACCTGATGCACACGTCGACGAGCCCGCAGTACGCGATCATCGCGTCGTGCGACGTCGCGGCCGCGATGATGGAGCCGCCGGGCGGCACCGCGCTCGTCGAGGAATCGATCGCCGAGGCGATCGACTTCCGCCGCGCGATGCGCAAGGTCGACGCCGAATACGGCGACGACTGGTTCTTCAGCGTGTGGGGCCCCGACAACCTGTCGGAAGAAGGCATCGGTTCGCGCGAAGACTGGATGCTGAAGCCGAACGACCACTGGCACGGCTTCGGCCCGCTCGCGGAAGGCTTCAACATGCTCGACCCGATCAAGGCGACGATCATCACGCCGGGGCTCGACGTCGACGGCGAGTTCGGCGAGACGGGCATTCCGGCCGCGATCGTCACGAAGTACCTGGCCGAGCACGGGATCATCGTTGAGAAGACCGGCCTGTACTCGTTCTTCATCATGTTCACGATCGGCATCACGAAGGGCCGCTGGAACTCGATGGTGACCGAGCTGCAGCAGTTCAAGGACGACTACGACAACAACCAGCCGCTGTGGCGCGTGCTGCCGGAATTCGTCGCGCAGCACCCGCGCTACGAGCGCGTCGGCCTGCGCGACCTGTGCACGCAGATTCACGACGTGTACCGCGCGAACGACATCGCCCGCCTGACGACGGAGATGTACCTGTCGGACATGGAGCCGGCGATGAAGCCGTCGGACGCGTTCGCGAAGCTCGCGCACCGCAAGATCGACCGCGTGCCGCTCGACGAGCTCGAAGGCCGCGTGACGAGCATCCTGCTCACGCCGTACCCGCCGGGCATCCCGCTGCTGATCCCGGGCGAGCGCTTCAACAAGACGATCGTGAACTACCTGCGGTTCGCGCGCGACTTCAACGAGCGTTTCCCGGGCTTCCACACCGACATCCACGGCCTCGTCGCGGAAGAGGTGAACGGGCGCGTCGAGTACTTCGTCGATTGCGTGCGCGACTGA
- a CDS encoding lysozyme inhibitor LprI family protein: protein MATHGRIRAMRAALAALVVWAAGSAAPGVAHAEVAAADPIDVAMRQCLARRDRSSTAGQIQCMGEAQQQWQAVMDGAYQRLSKDAPADAKRGWQDSQRRWVTWRKDEVHLLKAVYDTTRGTAYAMASADMQLQPVRDRALAMRGAADRFAPPPAAVPVAATSGGSAPQGAAAPNGKQASVPRDPAVRRVRPCEQDAACEHALFDLNRYYQKLRRKMPAHSAATLVRAQRAWVAFRDATAPLVGEDGRVDLIGARIATMKRLSETAGNK from the coding sequence ATGGCGACGCATGGACGAATCCGGGCGATGCGCGCGGCGCTGGCCGCGCTCGTCGTCTGGGCGGCAGGGTCGGCGGCGCCCGGTGTCGCGCACGCGGAAGTGGCTGCGGCCGACCCGATCGACGTCGCGATGCGGCAATGCCTCGCGCGGCGCGACCGGTCGTCGACGGCCGGCCAGATCCAGTGCATGGGCGAAGCGCAGCAGCAGTGGCAGGCAGTGATGGACGGCGCGTACCAGCGCCTGTCGAAGGATGCGCCGGCCGACGCGAAGCGCGGCTGGCAGGACAGCCAGCGCCGCTGGGTCACGTGGCGCAAGGACGAAGTGCATCTGTTGAAGGCCGTGTACGACACGACGCGCGGCACCGCGTACGCGATGGCGAGCGCCGACATGCAGCTGCAGCCGGTGCGCGATCGTGCGCTGGCGATGCGCGGCGCGGCCGATCGCTTTGCGCCGCCGCCGGCCGCCGTGCCTGTAGCCGCCACGAGCGGCGGGAGCGCGCCGCAGGGTGCGGCCGCGCCGAACGGCAAGCAGGCGAGCGTGCCGCGCGATCCGGCCGTGCGCCGCGTGCGGCCGTGCGAACAGGACGCTGCATGTGAGCACGCGCTGTTCGACCTGAACCGGTATTACCAGAAGCTGCGTCGCAAGATGCCCGCGCATTCGGCCGCGACGCTCGTGCGCGCGCAGCGCGCGTGGGTCGCGTTCCGCGATGCGACGGCGCCGCTCGTCGGCGAGGACGGACGCGTCGACCTGATCGGCGCGCGCATCGCGACGATGAAGCGGCTGTCGGAGACGGCCGGCAACAAGTAG
- a CDS encoding HAD family hydrolase has translation MTFSAALFDMDGLLVDSERTIMNTWIDVSNAHGVTLTVADYLQIVGRSFAEGQVILARLIGDTVTFDAVRTRVREQLAAPEPHPKFPLKPGAFALLDALAQAGIPCAVASSSARDVIRARLDAVGVLPFFHAIAGGDEVARGKPDPAVYRLAAERLGVPAQACVAFEDSDFGAQSAAGAGASVVTVPDLKAPTPEIIALSLHVLASLDDAVALVPSWFGRHGTQRPA, from the coding sequence ATGACCTTCTCCGCCGCGCTCTTCGACATGGACGGCCTGCTCGTCGATTCCGAGCGGACCATCATGAACACGTGGATCGACGTGTCGAATGCACACGGCGTCACGCTGACCGTCGCCGACTACCTGCAGATCGTCGGCCGCTCGTTCGCCGAAGGCCAGGTGATCCTGGCGCGGCTGATCGGCGACACCGTCACGTTCGACGCCGTGCGCACCCGCGTGCGCGAGCAGCTCGCGGCGCCCGAACCTCATCCGAAATTTCCGCTGAAACCCGGCGCGTTCGCGCTGCTCGACGCGCTCGCGCAGGCCGGCATTCCATGCGCGGTCGCGTCGTCGTCCGCGCGCGACGTGATCCGCGCGCGGCTCGATGCAGTCGGCGTGCTGCCGTTCTTCCACGCGATTGCGGGCGGCGACGAAGTTGCACGCGGCAAACCCGATCCGGCCGTCTACCGGCTCGCCGCCGAACGCCTCGGCGTACCCGCACAGGCGTGCGTCGCGTTCGAAGACAGCGACTTCGGCGCGCAATCGGCTGCCGGCGCCGGTGCATCGGTCGTCACCGTGCCCGACCTCAAGGCACCGACGCCGGAAATCATCGCGCTGAGCCTGCACGTACTCGCGTCGCTCGACGACGCGGTCGCGCTCGTGCCGTCGTGGTTCGGCCGGCACGGCACGCAGCGGCCTGCATAG
- the argH gene encoding argininosuccinate lyase produces MTSQLHKKGEAWSARFSEPMSELVKRYTSSVFFDKRLALVDIAGSLAHANMLAAQKIISADDLAAIERGMAQIKGEIERGEFEWQLDLEDVHLNIEARLTALIGDAGKRLHTGRSRNDQVATDIRLWLRGEIDRIGGLLNDLRGALLDLAEQNAGTIMPGFTHLQVAQPVTFGHHLLAYVEMFSRDAERMRDCRTRVNRLPLGAAALAGTSYPIDRHAVAKTLGFDGICANSLDAVSDRDFAIEFTAASALVMTHVSRFSEELVLWMSPRVGFIDIADRFCTGSSIMPQKKNPDVPELARGKTGRVNGHLMALLTLMKGQPLAYNKDNQEDKEPLFDTVDTVADTLRIFAEMVAGITVKPDAMRAAALQGFSTATDLADYLVKRGLPFRDAHEAVAHAVKICDDRGIDLADLTLDQMKQDLPNVAHLLGDDVFGYLTLEGSVASRNHPGGTAPDQVRAAVKAARAALGQ; encoded by the coding sequence ATGACGTCCCAACTGCACAAAAAGGGCGAGGCCTGGTCGGCCCGCTTCTCGGAACCGATGTCGGAGCTGGTCAAGCGCTACACGTCGTCGGTGTTTTTCGACAAGCGCCTCGCGCTCGTCGACATCGCCGGCTCGCTCGCGCACGCGAACATGCTCGCCGCGCAGAAGATCATCAGCGCCGACGATCTGGCCGCGATCGAACGCGGGATGGCGCAGATCAAGGGCGAGATCGAGCGCGGCGAATTCGAATGGCAGCTCGACCTCGAGGACGTCCACCTGAACATCGAGGCGCGCCTGACCGCGCTGATCGGCGATGCCGGCAAGCGCCTGCACACGGGCCGCTCGCGCAACGACCAGGTCGCGACCGACATCCGCCTGTGGCTGCGCGGCGAGATCGACCGCATCGGCGGCCTGCTGAACGACCTGCGCGGCGCGCTGCTCGACCTCGCGGAACAGAACGCCGGCACGATCATGCCCGGCTTCACGCACCTGCAGGTCGCGCAGCCCGTCACGTTCGGCCATCACCTGCTCGCGTACGTCGAGATGTTCTCGCGCGACGCGGAGCGCATGCGCGACTGCCGCACGCGCGTGAACCGCCTGCCGCTCGGCGCGGCCGCGCTCGCGGGCACGAGCTACCCGATCGATCGCCACGCGGTCGCGAAGACGCTCGGCTTCGACGGCATCTGCGCGAACTCGCTCGACGCGGTGTCCGATCGCGACTTCGCGATCGAATTCACGGCCGCGTCCGCGCTCGTGATGACGCACGTGTCGCGCTTCTCCGAAGAACTCGTGCTGTGGATGAGCCCGCGCGTCGGCTTCATCGACATCGCCGACCGCTTCTGCACCGGCAGCTCGATCATGCCGCAGAAGAAGAACCCGGACGTGCCCGAGCTCGCGCGCGGCAAGACCGGCCGCGTGAACGGCCACCTGATGGCGCTGCTCACGCTGATGAAGGGCCAGCCGCTCGCGTACAACAAGGACAACCAGGAAGACAAGGAACCGCTGTTCGACACGGTTGACACCGTTGCCGACACGCTGCGGATCTTCGCGGAAATGGTCGCGGGCATCACCGTGAAGCCGGATGCGATGCGCGCAGCCGCGCTGCAGGGCTTCTCGACCGCCACCGACCTCGCCGACTACCTCGTGAAGCGCGGGCTGCCGTTCCGCGACGCGCACGAAGCCGTCGCGCACGCGGTGAAGATCTGCGACGACCGCGGCATCGACCTGGCCGACCTCACGCTCGACCAAATGAAGCAGGATCTGCCGAACGTCGCGCACCTGCTCGGCGACGACGTGTTCGGCTACCTGACGCTCGAAGGCTCGGTCGCGAGCCGCAATCACCCGGGCGGCACCGCACCCGACCAGGTGCGCGCGGCGGTCAAGGCTGCCCGCGCCGCGCTCGGCCAATAA
- a CDS encoding helix-turn-helix transcriptional regulator, which produces MNHPSSAPTPPLDATPARALGEFIRAHRERLSPQAVGLPPGPRRRTPGLRREEVAQLCGVSPTWYTWIEQGRPVSASADALARIAVALQLSKAERAYLFELAAQRDPAEPDVAGGDLPPTLAATVAAIATPAYVLDRQWNALAWNAPAAALFSGWLDGEHDRNLLRFTFMSPAARTLIVDWETRGRRLAAEFRADSIRHLADAPTRALIDALTAGSDAFAQYWASQDVFEREGGLREFDHPADGRLVYQQITLKPAHREDLKLVVLVRD; this is translated from the coding sequence ATGAACCACCCGTCCTCCGCTCCCACCCCGCCGCTCGACGCCACGCCCGCCCGCGCGCTCGGCGAATTCATCCGCGCCCACCGCGAGCGGCTGTCCCCGCAGGCCGTCGGCCTGCCGCCCGGCCCGCGCCGCCGCACGCCGGGGCTGCGGCGCGAAGAAGTCGCGCAGCTGTGCGGCGTCAGCCCGACCTGGTACACGTGGATCGAACAGGGCCGCCCCGTGTCGGCGTCGGCCGACGCACTCGCGCGGATCGCCGTCGCACTGCAACTGTCGAAGGCCGAGCGCGCGTACCTGTTCGAGCTGGCCGCGCAGCGCGACCCGGCCGAGCCCGATGTTGCCGGCGGCGACCTGCCGCCGACGCTCGCCGCGACCGTCGCGGCAATCGCGACGCCCGCCTACGTGCTCGATCGCCAATGGAACGCGCTCGCATGGAACGCGCCGGCCGCCGCGCTTTTCTCCGGCTGGCTCGACGGCGAGCACGACCGCAACCTGCTGCGCTTCACGTTCATGTCGCCGGCCGCGCGCACGCTGATCGTCGACTGGGAAACCCGCGGGCGGCGGCTCGCGGCCGAATTCCGCGCCGATTCGATCCGCCACCTGGCCGATGCGCCGACGCGCGCGCTGATCGACGCGCTGACCGCCGGCAGCGACGCCTTTGCGCAGTACTGGGCGTCGCAGGACGTGTTCGAGCGCGAAGGCGGCCTGCGCGAATTCGACCATCCGGCCGACGGCCGGCTCGTGTACCAGCAGATCACGCTGAAGCCCGCGCATCGCGAAGACCTGAAGCTGGTCGTGCTCGTGCGCGACTGA
- a CDS encoding class I SAM-dependent methyltransferase — protein MKHHDQVADAFGTTAAAYLTSTVHATGADLQTLADAVRVTPDAAVLDLGCGAGHASFAVAPHVREVVAYDLAAQMLATVDAAASERGLANIRTQQGPAERLPFDTATFDWVVSRMSAHHWHDMRAALAEVRRVLKPGGRVLMIDIAGNDHPLLDTYLQAAEVLRDASHVRDYRADEWLAMFREAGFDAQVHSRWRLPIDFDTWVARIRTPADSVTGIRALWAHAPDEVRGYYAVQPDGSFEHDALLIDAR, from the coding sequence ATGAAACACCACGACCAGGTCGCCGACGCATTCGGCACGACGGCCGCCGCGTATCTGACGAGCACGGTGCACGCGACGGGCGCCGATCTGCAGACGCTCGCCGACGCGGTGCGCGTGACGCCCGATGCCGCGGTGCTCGATCTCGGCTGCGGCGCGGGCCACGCGAGCTTCGCGGTCGCGCCGCACGTGCGCGAGGTCGTCGCGTACGATCTCGCCGCGCAGATGCTCGCGACCGTCGATGCGGCCGCGAGCGAGCGCGGGCTCGCGAACATCCGCACGCAGCAGGGGCCGGCGGAGCGGCTGCCGTTCGACACGGCGACGTTCGACTGGGTCGTGAGCCGGATGAGCGCGCATCACTGGCACGACATGCGTGCGGCGCTCGCCGAGGTGCGCCGCGTGCTGAAGCCGGGCGGCCGCGTGTTGATGATCGATATCGCGGGCAACGACCATCCGCTCCTCGACACGTACCTGCAGGCCGCGGAAGTGCTGCGCGACGCGTCGCACGTACGCGATTACCGCGCCGACGAATGGCTCGCGATGTTCCGCGAAGCCGGCTTCGATGCACAGGTGCACAGCCGCTGGCGGCTGCCGATCGATTTCGACACGTGGGTCGCGCGCATCCGCACGCCGGCCGACAGCGTCACCGGCATCCGCGCGCTGTGGGCGCATGCACCCGACGAGGTGCGCGGTTACTACGCAGTGCAACCCGACGGTTCGTTCGAGCACGACGCGCTGCTGATCGACGCGCGCTGA
- the ppc gene encoding phosphoenolpyruvate carboxylase: MKSSGSARTARRNAALSSSDATTDAVATAANVRAKTATKPKDPIRQTKRATKAAGPAARKAGAPKSGTRTRDDKDGPLFEDIRFLGRLLGDVVREQEGDTVFDVVETIRQTAVKFRREDDSEAAQTLEKKLRKLTPEQTVSVVRAFSYFSHLANIAEDRHHNRRRRIHALAGSAPQPGTVAYALEQLKTTGNASKRLLQRFFDDALIVPVLTAHPTEVQRKSILDAQHDIARLLAERDQELTARERQHNEAMLRARVTALWQTRMLRDSRLTVGDEIENALSYYRATFLDELPALYGDIEAALAEHGLPARVPAFFQMGSWIGGDRDGNPNVTAPTLDEAINRQAAVILEHYLEQVHKLGAELSVSNLLVGANDAVKALAAASPDQSPHRVDEPYRRALIGIYTRLAASARVRLGEGTVPVRSAGRGAPPVRAVPYADSEAFVADLKVLTASLDEHHGTSLAAPRLAPLVRAAEVFGFHLASIDLRQSSDIHEAVVAELFARAGVEADYAALAEEDKLRVLLAALADPRPLRSPYIEYSALAQSELGVFEKAREVRAQFGARAVRNYIISHTETVSDLVEVLLLQKETGLLEGALGVPGDDAKNSLMVIPLFETIPDLRDASRIMREYFALPGVEALIAHQGAEQEVMLGYSDSNKDGGFLTSNWELYRAELALVDLFRDRKITLRLFHGRGGTVGRGGGPTYQAILSQPPGTVNGQIRLTEQGEVIASKFANPEIGRRNLETVVAATLEASLLPQSNAPAQLPAFEAAMQTLSDSAMAAYRALVYETPGFTDYFFSSTPITEIAELNIGSRPASRKLQDPKQRKIEDLRAIPWGFSWGQCRLLLTGWYGFGSAVSAYLDGAADDAERTKRVTLLKKMNKTWPFFANLLSNMDMVLAKTDLAVASRYAQLVADRKLRKHVFERIVAEWERTSNALAEITGHEGRLATNPLLARSIKNRFPYLDPLNHLQVELIKRHRAGDTNARLRRGIHLTINGIAAGLRNTG, translated from the coding sequence GTGAAGTCTTCCGGATCGGCGCGTACGGCGCGCCGCAATGCTGCCCTGTCCTCCTCCGACGCCACGACGGACGCCGTCGCCACCGCCGCGAACGTCCGTGCGAAAACGGCAACGAAACCGAAAGACCCGATACGTCAGACAAAACGCGCGACGAAAGCCGCCGGCCCGGCCGCCCGCAAGGCCGGCGCGCCGAAGTCCGGCACGCGTACGCGCGACGACAAGGACGGCCCGCTGTTCGAGGACATCCGCTTCCTCGGCCGCCTGCTCGGCGACGTCGTGCGCGAGCAGGAAGGCGACACCGTGTTCGACGTCGTCGAGACGATCCGCCAGACCGCGGTCAAGTTCCGCCGCGAGGACGACAGCGAAGCCGCGCAGACGCTCGAGAAGAAGCTGCGCAAGCTGACGCCGGAGCAGACGGTAAGCGTCGTGCGTGCGTTCAGCTATTTCTCGCATCTCGCGAACATCGCGGAAGACCGCCACCACAACCGCCGCCGCCGCATCCACGCGCTGGCCGGCTCCGCGCCGCAGCCCGGCACGGTCGCATACGCGCTCGAACAGCTGAAAACGACCGGCAACGCGTCGAAGCGCCTGCTGCAGCGCTTCTTCGACGATGCGCTGATCGTGCCGGTGCTGACCGCGCACCCGACCGAAGTGCAGCGCAAGAGCATTCTCGACGCGCAGCACGACATCGCGCGCCTGCTCGCCGAGCGCGACCAGGAGCTGACCGCGCGCGAGCGCCAGCACAACGAAGCGATGCTGCGCGCGCGCGTGACCGCGCTGTGGCAGACGCGCATGCTGCGCGATTCGCGCCTGACGGTCGGCGACGAGATCGAGAACGCGCTGTCGTACTACCGCGCGACGTTCCTCGACGAGCTGCCCGCGCTGTACGGCGACATCGAAGCCGCGCTCGCCGAGCACGGCCTGCCCGCGCGCGTGCCCGCGTTCTTCCAGATGGGCAGCTGGATCGGCGGCGACCGCGACGGCAACCCGAACGTGACGGCGCCGACGCTCGACGAAGCGATCAACCGCCAGGCCGCGGTGATCCTCGAACACTATCTGGAGCAGGTGCACAAGCTCGGCGCCGAGCTGTCGGTGTCGAACCTGCTCGTCGGCGCAAACGACGCGGTGAAGGCGCTCGCTGCGGCATCGCCCGACCAGTCGCCGCACCGCGTCGACGAACCGTATCGCCGCGCGCTGATCGGCATCTACACGCGGCTCGCCGCGAGCGCGCGCGTGCGCCTGGGCGAAGGCACGGTGCCGGTGCGCAGCGCCGGCCGCGGTGCGCCGCCGGTGCGCGCGGTGCCTTATGCGGATTCCGAAGCGTTCGTCGCCGACCTGAAGGTGCTGACCGCATCGCTCGACGAACACCACGGCACGTCGCTCGCCGCGCCGCGCCTCGCGCCGCTCGTGCGCGCGGCCGAAGTGTTCGGCTTCCACCTCGCGAGCATCGACCTGCGCCAGAGCTCCGACATCCATGAAGCCGTGGTCGCCGAGCTGTTCGCGCGCGCGGGCGTCGAGGCCGACTACGCGGCGCTCGCCGAGGAAGACAAGCTGCGCGTGCTGCTCGCCGCGCTCGCCGATCCGCGTCCGCTGCGCTCGCCGTACATCGAATACTCGGCGCTCGCGCAGAGCGAGCTCGGCGTGTTCGAGAAGGCGCGCGAGGTGCGCGCGCAATTCGGCGCGCGTGCAGTGCGCAACTACATCATTTCGCATACGGAAACCGTCAGCGATCTCGTCGAGGTACTGCTGCTGCAGAAGGAGACGGGGCTGCTCGAAGGCGCGCTCGGCGTACCCGGCGACGACGCGAAGAACAGCCTGATGGTGATTCCGCTGTTCGAGACGATCCCCGACCTGCGCGACGCGTCGCGCATCATGCGCGAATACTTCGCGCTGCCGGGCGTCGAAGCGCTGATCGCACACCAGGGGGCCGAGCAGGAAGTGATGCTCGGCTATTCGGACAGCAACAAGGACGGCGGTTTCCTCACGTCGAACTGGGAGCTGTATCGCGCGGAGCTCGCGCTCGTCGACCTGTTCCGCGACCGCAAGATCACGCTGCGGCTGTTCCACGGCCGCGGCGGCACGGTCGGCCGCGGCGGCGGCCCGACCTACCAGGCGATCCTGTCGCAGCCGCCGGGCACCGTGAACGGCCAGATCCGCCTGACCGAACAGGGTGAGGTAATCGCGAGCAAGTTCGCGAACCCCGAGATCGGCCGGCGCAACCTCGAGACGGTCGTCGCCGCAACGCTCGAAGCATCGCTGCTGCCGCAGTCGAACGCGCCCGCGCAACTGCCTGCATTCGAGGCGGCAATGCAGACGCTGTCCGATTCGGCGATGGCCGCGTACCGCGCGCTCGTCTACGAAACGCCCGGCTTCACCGATTACTTCTTCTCGTCGACACCGATCACCGAGATCGCCGAGCTGAACATCGGCAGCCGCCCGGCTTCGCGCAAGCTGCAGGACCCGAAGCAGCGCAAGATCGAGGACCTGCGCGCGATTCCGTGGGGCTTCTCGTGGGGCCAGTGCCGCCTGCTGCTGACGGGCTGGTACGGCTTCGGCAGCGCGGTGAGCGCGTATCTCGACGGCGCAGCCGACGACGCCGAGCGCACCAAGCGCGTCACGCTGCTCAAGAAGATGAACAAGACCTGGCCGTTCTTCGCGAACCTGCTGTCGAACATGGACATGGTGCTCGCGAAGACCGATCTCGCGGTCGCATCGCGCTACGCGCAGCTCGTCGCCGATCGCAAGCTGCGCAAGCACGTGTTCGAGCGGATCGTCGCCGAATGGGAGCGCACGTCGAACGCGCTGGCGGAAATCACGGGGCACGAAGGCCGCCTCGCGACCAACCCGCTGCTCGCGCGATCGATCAAGAACCGCTTCCCGTATCTCGATCCGCTGAACCACCTGCAGGTCGAGCTGATCAAGCGCCACCGCGCGGGTGATACCAACGCGCGGCTGCGCCGCGGGATTCACCTGACGATCAACGGGATCGCGGCCGGCCTGCGCAACACGGGCTGA
- the hemC gene encoding hydroxymethylbilane synthase — MNSETPAAGPQQAQPPATLTIASRESRLAMWQAEHVRDALRKLYPACDVKILGMTTRGDQILDRTLSKVGGKGLFVKELENALADGRADLAVHSLKDVPMALPDGFSLAAIMEREDPRDAFVSNDYASLDALPAGAVVGTSSLRREAMLRARYPHLDVLPLRGNLDTRLSKLDRGDYAAIILAAAGLKRLGLEARIRSVIDVESSPPAAGQGALGIEIASQRDDVAAWLAPLHDPKTALAVEAERMVSRALGGSCEVPLAAHAVWRAGELYLTGRVSTTDGKRVLTAEECGAVMTVADALALGRAVSDELEAQGALDIVQALLAGSQAGKGDA; from the coding sequence ATGAATTCCGAGACCCCTGCGGCCGGGCCGCAACAGGCACAGCCGCCCGCGACGTTGACGATTGCTTCGCGCGAGAGCCGCCTGGCGATGTGGCAAGCCGAACATGTGCGTGATGCGCTGCGCAAATTATATCCAGCTTGTGACGTGAAAATCCTCGGGATGACGACCCGCGGCGACCAGATTCTCGATCGCACGCTGTCGAAGGTCGGCGGCAAGGGCCTGTTCGTGAAGGAGCTGGAGAACGCGCTGGCCGACGGCCGCGCCGATCTCGCCGTGCATTCGCTGAAGGACGTGCCGATGGCGCTGCCCGACGGCTTCTCGCTCGCCGCGATCATGGAGCGCGAAGATCCGCGCGACGCGTTCGTGTCGAACGACTATGCGTCGCTCGACGCGCTGCCGGCCGGCGCGGTCGTCGGAACGTCGAGCCTGCGCCGCGAAGCAATGCTGCGCGCGCGCTATCCGCATCTCGACGTGCTGCCGCTGCGCGGCAATCTCGACACGCGCCTGTCGAAGCTCGACCGCGGCGACTATGCCGCGATCATCCTCGCGGCCGCCGGCCTGAAGCGGCTCGGTCTCGAAGCGCGGATTCGCTCGGTGATCGACGTCGAGTCCAGCCCGCCCGCGGCCGGCCAGGGCGCGCTCGGCATCGAGATCGCTTCGCAGCGCGACGACGTCGCCGCCTGGCTCGCCCCGCTGCATGATCCGAAGACCGCGCTCGCGGTCGAGGCCGAGCGGATGGTGTCGCGCGCGCTCGGCGGCAGCTGCGAGGTGCCGCTCGCCGCGCACGCGGTGTGGCGCGCGGGCGAGCTGTACCTGACAGGCCGCGTGTCGACGACCGACGGCAAGCGCGTGCTGACGGCCGAGGAGTGCGGGGCCGTCATGACCGTCGCCGATGCGCTCGCGCTCGGCCGCGCGGTGTCCGACGAGCTCGAGGCGCAAGGCGCGCTCGACATCGTCCAGGCGCTGCTCGCGGGCTCGCAGGCCGGCAAGGGCGACGCCTGA